In Myxococcus stipitatus, the following are encoded in one genomic region:
- a CDS encoding YceI family protein has protein sequence MKTTLKSAIAVLVALPSMALASTWTVDPAHSSAEFSVKHMMVTNVKGSFNIKDGTVNLDDKDVTKSTVEATLDAASVNTANAKRDEHLRAPDFFDTAKYPTITFKSKKVEKAGEGKLKVSGDLTMHGVTKPVVLDVTGPTKESKDPWGNTRTGVEATTKLNRKDFGLTYNTALETGGVAVGEEVSVTLDLSLTKKADAAAATKK, from the coding sequence ATGAAGACGACCCTGAAGAGCGCGATTGCCGTGTTGGTGGCCCTGCCGTCCATGGCCCTGGCCTCCACCTGGACGGTGGACCCGGCCCACTCCAGCGCGGAGTTTTCCGTCAAGCACATGATGGTGACGAACGTGAAGGGCTCGTTCAACATCAAGGACGGCACGGTGAACCTGGACGACAAGGACGTCACCAAGTCCACCGTCGAGGCGACCCTGGACGCGGCGTCGGTGAACACGGCGAACGCCAAGCGCGATGAGCACCTGCGCGCGCCGGACTTCTTCGACACGGCGAAGTACCCCACCATCACCTTCAAGTCGAAGAAGGTGGAGAAGGCGGGCGAGGGCAAGCTGAAGGTCTCCGGTGACCTGACCATGCACGGCGTCACCAAGCCGGTCGTCCTGGATGTCACGGGCCCGACGAAGGAGTCCAAGGACCCCTGGGGCAACACCCGCACGGGCGTGGAGGCGACCACCAAGCTGAACCGCAAGGACTTCGGCCTGACGTACAACACGGCGCTGGAGACGGGCGGCGTGGCGGTGGGCGAGGAGGTCAGCGTGACGCTGGACCTGTCCCTGACGAAGAAGGCGGATGCGGCGGCGGCGACGAAGAAGTAA
- a CDS encoding class III extradiol ring-cleavage dioxygenase — MGDGLDRREVLQGAAAAGVAGVLGGGSGGGRTRAPALFVSHGSPMVALDADAYPRALRTFGDGAGSVKALVVVSAHWETPGEVRVTSSAQPPLIHDFYGFPQALYRLRYGAPGAPSLAADIVSRLSGAGVKAVADGERGWDHGTWIPLLHMFPQAMLPVVQVSMPLDASPAEVAKLGEALRPLRAEGVLLMGSGGIVHNLRRVNFHHKDASPEPWAQAFDTWVAEKLEARDFTGLQSWLDAPNGRLAHPRAEHLLPLYFVLGAALPEDRLTPVFEGFHHGTLSMRSFALRA; from the coding sequence ATGGGAGACGGCTTGGACAGACGAGAGGTCCTCCAGGGGGCGGCGGCGGCCGGGGTGGCGGGAGTCCTGGGAGGAGGTTCAGGAGGCGGCCGGACGAGGGCTCCGGCGCTCTTCGTGTCGCACGGCTCGCCCATGGTGGCGCTGGACGCGGATGCGTATCCGCGCGCGCTGCGCACGTTCGGGGACGGGGCGGGCAGCGTGAAGGCGCTGGTGGTGGTCTCCGCGCATTGGGAGACACCGGGCGAGGTGCGTGTCACCTCGAGCGCCCAGCCTCCACTCATCCATGACTTCTACGGTTTCCCGCAGGCGCTGTACCGGCTTCGGTACGGAGCGCCTGGGGCTCCCTCGCTGGCGGCGGATATCGTCTCGCGTTTGAGTGGCGCCGGGGTGAAGGCTGTCGCGGATGGAGAGCGCGGGTGGGACCACGGTACGTGGATACCGCTGCTTCACATGTTTCCGCAGGCAATGCTCCCGGTGGTGCAGGTGTCGATGCCGTTGGACGCGAGCCCCGCGGAGGTGGCGAAGCTGGGCGAGGCGCTGCGTCCGTTGCGTGCCGAGGGCGTGCTGTTGATGGGCAGCGGCGGCATCGTCCACAACTTGCGCCGGGTGAATTTCCACCACAAGGATGCGTCCCCGGAGCCGTGGGCGCAGGCGTTCGACACGTGGGTCGCGGAGAAGTTGGAGGCGCGCGACTTCACGGGCCTGCAATCATGGTTGGATGCACCGAATGGGAGGCTCGCGCATCCGAGGGCCGAGCATTTGTTGCCGTTGTACTTCGTCCTCGGAGCTGCCCTCCCCGAAGACCGCCTCACCCCAGTGTTCGAGGGCTTCCATCACGGAACCTTGTCGATGCGCAGCTTCGCGCTGCGCGCCTGA